The following proteins come from a genomic window of Manduca sexta isolate Smith_Timp_Sample1 chromosome 6, JHU_Msex_v1.0, whole genome shotgun sequence:
- the LOC115448230 gene encoding V-type proton ATPase subunit E — protein MALSDADVQKQIKHMMAFIEQEANEKAEEIDAKAEEEFNIEKGRLVQQQRLKIMEYYEKKEKQVELQKKIQSSNMLNQARLKVLKVREDHVRNVLDEARKRLAEVPKDIKLYSDLLVTLIVQALFQLVEPTVTLRVRQADKALVESLLGRAQQDYKAKIKKDVVLKIDNENFLPPDTCGGIELIAAKGRIKISNTLESRLELIAQQLLPEIRNALFGRNPNRKFTD, from the exons ATGGCGCTCAGCGATGCCGATGTTCAAAAGCAG ATCAAGCATATGATGGCCTTCATCGAACAAGAGGCCAATGAAAAGGCCGAAGAAATCGATGCTAAGGCGGAGGAGGAGTTCAACATCGAAAAGGGCCGTCTGGTTCAGCAGCAACGCCTCAAGATCATGGAATACtatgaaaagaaagaaaaacaagTAGAGCTCCAGAAAAAGAT TCAATCATCGAACATGCTGAACCAGGCTCGTCTGAAGGTACTAAAAGTGCGTGAGGACCACGTACGTAACGTACTGGACGAGGCCCGCAAGCGCCTGGCTGAGGTACCCAAGGACATCAAGCTGTACTCAGATCTCCTGGTCACTCTCATTGTGCAGGCTCTCTTCCAG CTTGTGGAGCCCACAGTGACCCTCCGCGTGCGACAAGCCGACAAAGCTCTGGTTGAATCTCTGCTTGGCAGAGCCCAGCAGGACTACAAGGCCAAGATCAAGAAGGATGTCGTGCTCAAGATCGACAATGAGAACTTCCTTCCCCCTGACACCTGTGGAGGAATTGAGCTGATTGCTGCCAAGGGACGCATCAAG ATCAGCAACACGCTGGAGTCGCGCCTGGAGCTGATCGCGCAGCAGCTGCTGCCGGAGATCCGTAACGCGCTGTTCGGACGCAACCCTAACCGCAAATTCACCGACTAA